A window from Exiguobacterium marinum DSM 16307 encodes these proteins:
- a CDS encoding PTS fructose transporter subunit IIC, translating into MKIVAITACPVGIAHTYMAAEKLSKTGAELGHDVKVETHGSIGIENGLTEQEIKEADGVIIAADKTVDLERFAGKRVVVVPVAEAIKQPAELIERVKTAPIQKGAVKDVKKEKDGNIVYRALMNGVSHMIPFVVVGGLLIALALAIGGEPTANGLAIPEGSIWQKVLDVGAASFMFMVPILAGYIAYAIADRPALAPGIVGGYIAANGSFYGSEAGAGFLGGILAGFAAGYLVRWIKTWKVPQMMQPIMPILVIPIISMVAIAALFIFVVGAPIAGLMEGLTTMLQGMEGSSKIVLGLLLGAMIAFDMGGPVNKVAFLFGASMIAEGQTGIMGAIAVAICIPPLGMGIATFIRKKLFVKEEQEAGKAAFMMGLVGITEGAIPFAAGDPLRVIPANMIGAMVGAAIAITVGVTNNVPHGGPVVAVLGAVDNVIMFFISVIIGSLITAFTTIFLKERAQRKVKQSESLKQVG; encoded by the coding sequence ATGAAAATTGTTGCTATTACAGCCTGTCCAGTCGGGATTGCGCATACGTACATGGCGGCTGAGAAGCTCTCAAAGACTGGCGCGGAACTCGGTCATGACGTCAAAGTCGAAACACATGGATCAATCGGGATTGAGAACGGATTGACTGAACAAGAAATCAAGGAGGCAGACGGAGTCATCATCGCCGCCGATAAGACGGTGGACCTCGAACGCTTCGCAGGGAAACGTGTTGTGGTGGTACCGGTCGCCGAGGCAATCAAACAACCGGCAGAACTGATCGAACGCGTCAAAACTGCTCCGATTCAAAAGGGAGCAGTGAAGGACGTCAAGAAAGAGAAAGATGGAAACATTGTCTATCGAGCTCTCATGAACGGTGTCAGTCACATGATTCCATTTGTCGTCGTCGGGGGGCTGTTGATTGCTCTTGCTCTCGCTATCGGAGGCGAACCGACAGCTAACGGACTTGCGATTCCAGAAGGTTCGATTTGGCAGAAGGTATTAGACGTGGGGGCGGCATCCTTCATGTTCATGGTTCCAATCTTAGCCGGTTATATCGCTTATGCGATTGCAGATCGTCCAGCCCTCGCACCGGGTATCGTCGGAGGATACATCGCTGCGAACGGTAGTTTTTATGGGTCTGAGGCAGGAGCTGGTTTCTTAGGCGGTATCTTAGCAGGTTTTGCAGCCGGTTATCTCGTTCGGTGGATTAAGACGTGGAAAGTTCCACAGATGATGCAGCCAATTATGCCGATTCTTGTCATCCCAATCATCAGCATGGTCGCTATCGCGGCACTCTTTATTTTCGTCGTCGGGGCACCGATTGCTGGATTGATGGAAGGCCTTACGACGATGCTTCAAGGTATGGAAGGGTCAAGTAAAATCGTTCTCGGTCTCTTGCTTGGAGCGATGATCGCCTTTGATATGGGTGGTCCGGTCAACAAAGTCGCCTTCTTGTTCGGAGCCTCAATGATTGCCGAAGGACAGACTGGCATCATGGGTGCCATTGCGGTCGCGATTTGTATCCCGCCGCTCGGTATGGGAATCGCTACATTCATCCGTAAAAAATTGTTCGTAAAAGAAGAGCAAGAAGCTGGTAAGGCGGCCTTCATGATGGGGCTAGTCGGAATCACGGAAGGGGCCATCCCATTTGCAGCCGGCGACCCGCTTCGTGTCATTCCCGCGAATATGATTGGTGCGATGGTGGGAGCGGCCATCGCTATCACAGTCGGAGTGACGAACAACGTCCCTCATGGTGGACCAGTCGTCGCGGTACTCGGTGCTGTTGACAATGTCATCATGTTCTTTATCTCCGTTATCATCGGATCGCTCATCACAGCGTTCACGACGATTTTCTTAAAAGAACGGGCACAGCGTAAAGTCAAACAGTCGGAATCACTCAAACAAGTCGGGTAA
- a CDS encoding BglG family transcription antiterminator encodes MTERQRKLLDLLKHKDWMSTKDIAWSLKCSERTVRTELRLLEQLPDVMIETSRGKGVRLIENLHVDTPEAEDRDSRIKHELVQLLLDELNSMQAAERMFYVSEATVKQDMDEVERLLTEHGLTFNRRTFHVEGEELVKRELLTQQLVHARFNWAHSQDVQLIETFLLQWEHRVGKRYADSAAELLQTRFLVTLKRMRRRSYVELSPISYEMVEATNDYPLLCELVEDLERALGLSIPFAERAYMMLALAGAQEFLPSEDRVMTELARTTNRFALAVIGTIYGGVLQRELFQSLLAHIRPMVYRQLIKAHVDNPLLDQIKRRFTATYAAVLRHASILEEELDLYVTEAEVGFLTLHFQTMLEERRPVDKKRILLVCTYGVGTSKLIAARLKNHFHDTVEIVGFSSLRDVEHQVSIHTPDLILSTVSLKQDLVPVHVVSAVLTEQDVAHLRQTFGIGGVSYATIASLIEHIVFIDSVLSRGHALSLLMDQVKIDSTYAGTVYAREQTGPTSIGQSVAIPHGDPEHATMNRIDVLVSKEPIEWGQEKVQLVFLLQFRDSDATFSSHLFEEIAALTEDPGLVRKLIETNDNTAFRNLLLP; translated from the coding sequence ATGACGGAACGACAACGTAAACTGTTAGATTTGCTAAAGCATAAGGACTGGATGTCGACAAAAGATATCGCCTGGTCACTAAAGTGTTCGGAACGCACGGTACGAACCGAGTTACGACTCCTCGAACAACTGCCGGATGTCATGATTGAGACGAGCCGCGGAAAAGGCGTTCGATTAATCGAGAACCTCCATGTCGATACGCCAGAGGCAGAAGATCGTGACTCTCGTATCAAGCATGAACTCGTTCAACTATTACTTGATGAATTGAACTCGATGCAAGCTGCTGAACGAATGTTTTACGTGAGTGAAGCGACGGTGAAGCAGGACATGGATGAAGTGGAACGATTGCTCACTGAACACGGACTGACATTCAATCGACGTACCTTTCACGTAGAAGGCGAAGAACTTGTAAAGCGTGAGCTTTTGACACAACAACTTGTTCACGCTCGATTTAATTGGGCTCATAGTCAAGATGTGCAACTCATTGAGACCTTCCTGCTTCAATGGGAACATCGCGTCGGGAAGCGATACGCCGATTCGGCGGCGGAATTGCTTCAGACCCGATTTCTCGTCACACTAAAACGTATGCGACGACGTAGCTACGTTGAACTGTCACCAATTAGTTACGAGATGGTAGAAGCGACGAACGATTATCCATTGTTATGCGAACTTGTGGAAGACCTCGAGCGAGCACTTGGACTATCCATCCCGTTTGCCGAACGTGCTTACATGATGCTGGCACTCGCTGGCGCCCAAGAATTCCTCCCGTCAGAAGATCGGGTAATGACAGAACTCGCACGGACAACGAATCGATTCGCCCTCGCTGTAATTGGCACGATTTATGGGGGTGTCTTGCAACGTGAGTTATTCCAATCACTACTCGCTCACATTCGACCGATGGTGTATCGGCAACTGATTAAAGCGCATGTCGACAACCCGCTTTTGGATCAAATCAAACGTCGGTTTACAGCGACGTATGCAGCGGTTTTACGTCACGCTTCGATTTTAGAGGAAGAGCTAGACTTATACGTGACCGAGGCTGAAGTCGGATTTTTGACGCTCCATTTCCAAACGATGCTTGAAGAACGACGCCCCGTCGACAAGAAGCGAATCTTACTCGTCTGTACGTACGGTGTGGGTACGAGCAAGCTGATTGCGGCACGACTCAAGAATCATTTCCACGATACGGTTGAGATTGTCGGTTTCTCGTCATTACGCGATGTTGAGCATCAAGTTTCCATTCACACTCCTGATTTGATTTTGTCGACCGTTAGCTTAAAGCAAGACCTTGTTCCGGTACACGTCGTTTCGGCCGTATTGACGGAACAAGACGTGGCACATTTAAGGCAGACGTTTGGAATCGGCGGTGTCTCATATGCCACGATCGCCTCGCTCATCGAACATATTGTTTTCATTGATAGTGTACTTTCACGTGGACATGCGCTTAGTTTATTGATGGATCAAGTCAAAATCGATTCGACCTATGCAGGAACTGTATATGCTAGGGAACAAACTGGTCCGACTTCGATTGGACAAAGCGTTGCCATTCCACATGGAGATCCTGAGCATGCAACGATGAACCGAATCGATGTACTCGTTTCAAAAGAACCGATTGAGTGGGGACAAGAGAAGGTTCAGCTCGTGTTTCTTCTTCAATTTCGAGACTCAGACGCAACGTTCTCGAGTCATTTGTTTGAAGAGATTGCAGCTCTTACAGAAGACCCGGGTCTCGTCCGAAAACTCATTGAGACGAACGACAATACGGCATTCCGCAATTTGCTGTTGCCGTAG
- a CDS encoding acetylxylan esterase, producing MPGVDVSVRELEAYRSNVTMPDDFDRFWERELETLRDIPMQIERNPIPAYVRNVEMEDIRYLSHGAIVHKATFIKPKTIDRSLPVVILYHGYNWNTHEPHIAMKYVVQGMSVLLAETRDQGMDPEQSLLMPLGGAAGWMTRGIFKKETYYYTRVILDAVRALDVALMLSGAKMAIVEGGSQGGGIALGVSALHPKVKAALVDIPFLCDIPRGIELATDGPYLEISHHFKVHDPLHESEEALYDTLRYVDGVNFARRITCPVMVGIGLLDEVCPPSTGYALFRELSGEKAFRVYPEYGHGLSSRHEEEKLKFIAPLL from the coding sequence ATGCCGGGCGTTGATGTGTCGGTCCGTGAGTTAGAGGCTTACCGATCAAACGTCACGATGCCGGACGACTTTGATCGATTCTGGGAGCGAGAACTTGAGACGTTACGGGACATTCCGATGCAAATCGAACGGAACCCAATCCCCGCTTACGTCCGAAACGTCGAGATGGAAGACATCCGTTACTTGTCGCATGGGGCAATCGTACACAAAGCGACGTTCATCAAACCGAAAACGATCGACCGCTCGCTTCCAGTCGTCATCCTCTATCACGGTTACAACTGGAATACCCACGAACCTCATATCGCCATGAAGTATGTCGTACAAGGGATGTCGGTGCTCCTCGCCGAGACACGTGACCAAGGAATGGACCCGGAGCAGTCTTTGCTCATGCCTTTGGGCGGTGCCGCCGGATGGATGACGCGAGGGATTTTCAAGAAAGAGACGTATTATTACACACGGGTCATACTGGACGCAGTCCGTGCGCTCGATGTCGCCCTCATGCTGTCAGGTGCGAAGATGGCAATCGTTGAAGGTGGGAGCCAGGGCGGTGGCATCGCCCTCGGAGTCAGCGCATTGCATCCGAAAGTGAAGGCCGCATTGGTTGATATCCCATTCCTCTGTGACATTCCAAGAGGGATCGAGTTGGCGACGGACGGGCCATATTTAGAAATCTCGCATCACTTCAAAGTACACGATCCTCTCCACGAGTCAGAAGAGGCATTGTACGATACGCTTCGTTATGTCGACGGGGTCAATTTTGCGAGACGCATCACTTGTCCTGTCATGGTCGGGATCGGTCTCTTAGATGAGGTGTGCCCTCCGTCGACAGGGTATGCGTTATTCCGTGAACTTTCCGGTGAGAAGGCGTTCCGTGTCTATCCGGAATATGGACACGGCCTCTCGAGCCGCCATGAAGAAGAAAAATTGAAATTCATCGCCCCGTTACTGTGA
- a CDS encoding ROK family protein yields MFGAIELGGTKIVCGVGTETGDIIRHVFIPTTDPKETMTSVFEFFEGETIEALGVGTFGPVDLNRDSETYGHITTTPKVKWANYPLYEVLKAHFQVPIVLDTDVNGAAFGEMTFGGATDVSSCLYMTVGTGIGAGAVIDGELVHGMGHPEMGHMIVRRHPEDMSNGVCPYHGDCLEGLASGPAIEARHGKKAHLLDPTDPAWDIEADYLAQALVNIALILAPERMILGGGVMKQSHLFPKVREAFRQKMNGYIQNPYVNELETYIVPPTLGDFAGLKGALALAIKKGDVVHAGR; encoded by the coding sequence ATGTTTGGAGCGATTGAATTAGGAGGAACGAAAATCGTCTGCGGCGTCGGCACGGAAACAGGAGACATTATACGCCACGTGTTCATCCCGACGACAGATCCGAAAGAGACGATGACGAGCGTGTTCGAATTTTTTGAAGGAGAGACAATCGAGGCACTCGGCGTCGGAACGTTCGGTCCGGTCGACTTGAACCGAGATAGTGAAACGTATGGGCACATTACGACGACACCAAAAGTAAAGTGGGCAAACTATCCGCTCTATGAAGTATTGAAGGCACACTTTCAAGTTCCAATCGTACTCGATACCGATGTGAACGGGGCAGCGTTCGGGGAGATGACGTTTGGCGGGGCGACGGACGTCTCGAGTTGTCTCTATATGACGGTCGGGACCGGAATCGGAGCGGGCGCCGTCATTGATGGGGAGCTCGTCCACGGGATGGGGCATCCGGAGATGGGACATATGATTGTCCGTCGTCATCCCGAAGACATGTCGAACGGCGTCTGTCCGTATCACGGAGACTGCCTCGAAGGTTTGGCATCAGGTCCCGCCATCGAGGCGAGACATGGCAAGAAGGCACACTTGCTCGATCCGACCGACCCTGCGTGGGACATTGAGGCTGATTATTTGGCGCAGGCGCTCGTCAACATCGCCCTCATTCTCGCACCGGAGCGGATGATTCTCGGCGGTGGTGTCATGAAGCAGTCACACCTGTTCCCGAAAGTACGTGAAGCGTTTCGACAGAAGATGAACGGCTATATCCAAAATCCGTATGTGAATGAGTTGGAGACATATATCGTGCCACCGACACTCGGTGATTTCGCCGGATTAAAAGGAGCACTCGCCCTCGCCATCAAGAAAGGGGATGTCGTCCATGCCGGGCGTTGA
- a CDS encoding PTS sugar transporter subunit IIA: protein MKLMNYMEETLIELDLAATSREEAFEVLTRKLDEAGYLNDRVAFVTALEAREALSSTGIGFEVAIPHGKTNAVNRPVIAFAKAPKGIEWDSLDGEPAKLIFMIGVPEASEGDEHLRILALLSRRLIDDEFRNKLKEATTVEEVVMQLETVYA from the coding sequence ATGAAACTCATGAACTACATGGAAGAGACATTGATTGAATTGGACTTAGCGGCAACGTCACGTGAAGAAGCGTTTGAAGTATTGACGCGAAAATTAGACGAAGCCGGGTACTTGAATGATCGTGTTGCATTTGTCACGGCACTTGAAGCGCGGGAAGCACTCAGTTCGACGGGAATCGGTTTTGAAGTCGCGATTCCGCATGGAAAGACAAATGCGGTCAATCGTCCAGTCATTGCCTTCGCAAAAGCACCGAAAGGGATTGAGTGGGATAGCCTTGACGGCGAACCGGCTAAATTGATTTTTATGATTGGTGTACCTGAAGCGTCAGAAGGGGATGAGCATCTACGGATTCTTGCTCTTTTGAGCCGACGTCTCATTGACGATGAGTTCCGTAACAAATTAAAGGAAGCGACAACTGTTGAAGAAGTCGTCATGCAACTTGAAACGGTATACGCATAA
- the manA gene encoding mannose-6-phosphate isomerase, class I produces MMTILTCKPVFQERLWGGRKLETMFEYDIPKGNIGECWGISAHPNGMSVITSGEYVGRTLAELWEKKRHLFGEYTLDSFPLLVKLLDAADDLSVQVHPNDEEAIRLEGESYGKTECWYVVEAEPGAELILGHTAETKEELAKAIADSEWDTLLRRQPVKTGDFIFVPSGTIHAIGEGIVILETQQSSDTTYRVYDFDRTDDAGNTRELHLAQAIEVTTVPDTPSIVHPTKTEVTGGTIQTLIETDEFNVYRMDVTDGFTLKPLDRFRLISVLDGTGTLDGVPLEKGDHIVVTVSNQPRIVTGSMEFIVSDCNPK; encoded by the coding sequence ATGATGACGATTTTAACATGTAAACCAGTCTTTCAAGAACGACTTTGGGGTGGACGGAAGCTCGAAACGATGTTCGAATATGACATTCCAAAAGGGAACATCGGCGAGTGTTGGGGCATCTCGGCCCATCCGAACGGGATGAGTGTCATCACTTCTGGAGAGTACGTGGGGCGTACGCTTGCTGAACTATGGGAGAAGAAACGTCATCTCTTCGGGGAGTATACACTCGACAGCTTCCCGCTTCTCGTTAAATTGCTTGATGCGGCGGATGACCTTTCCGTCCAGGTTCATCCGAACGATGAGGAAGCGATCCGCTTAGAAGGGGAGTCGTACGGAAAGACGGAATGTTGGTATGTCGTCGAGGCCGAACCTGGAGCAGAGTTGATTCTCGGTCATACAGCGGAGACGAAAGAAGAGTTGGCAAAGGCGATTGCGGACAGTGAGTGGGACACGTTGTTACGTCGTCAACCGGTGAAGACAGGCGATTTTATTTTCGTGCCGAGCGGGACAATCCATGCGATCGGGGAAGGGATCGTCATCCTCGAGACGCAACAGTCTTCAGACACGACGTATCGGGTATATGACTTTGACCGGACAGACGATGCGGGAAATACCCGTGAGCTCCACCTGGCTCAAGCGATTGAAGTAACGACGGTACCGGATACGCCGTCAATCGTCCATCCGACGAAGACAGAAGTGACGGGTGGAACGATTCAGACATTGATCGAGACGGACGAGTTCAACGTCTATCGGATGGATGTCACAGATGGGTTCACACTCAAGCCGCTAGACCGCTTCCGTCTCATCAGTGTACTCGACGGGACAGGTACGTTAGATGGGGTTCCGCTCGAGAAGGGCGACCACATCGTCGTAACGGTGAGCAATCAACCGCGCATCGTTACAGGTAGCATGGAGTTCATTGTAAGCGATTGCAACCCGAAATGA
- a CDS encoding glycoside hydrolase family 10 protein, whose amino-acid sequence MNKRNVVGTALSLTLLGSLLPMQGAAAEEVMKVIDASGDEMRVGGINKLANQQQLIIFNDQFSYYTETNPASTEVVLEKVGINTYTVAEKRGGNSPIPENGLVLSTGKDTTEAVTSFLRQLEIGERVMFEEPVVKQEERTANAVDPTRSSNPDGAPFDGFRGPDQLIVYTPAFGESTKTNVYGYEITVEDGYVTKLGGGNSSIPDNGFVVSGHGVSSAFLSGNSIIGAKVDVTDGVVTIMQDVDSYAFQSEKAIEKAEQSISKARAEWIDVPLDLADEALRSARTYLDQANAESDPVIALDAVRQATQLAYDAYYYSIDSGVAEQRAVWHRPKESTLTGVETVLDRMEKAGFNAVYLETTFWGYPIYPSAVQEQYGLPAQHPNFKNGDFGEHGTDILAAYIAKAKERGMTVHAWTDGFMVGEASLGVPSQFKQYPEWAAVQRTNTTGQPAPDTSSRYYWLDMMQPEVQDYMLALYEEMESTYDIKGLNIDYMRLPHHGFDKAYGFSEPTRALYKQVSFIDPIDLKKDTPEWEAFQAWIRERENEFVAKLHDISKQNDAKFMLTATPEPGAEEVYISDWKEDIDAVIPQAYGHDFNSIQKTVQASKKLMPEGTMYFTGIYSFYHHLNEGAVVDDVLSAKFGTSGVNMFAFGQASAPSVDALGKGPWRETAVNPGEEPLLAIEALLKDTRREMNSLYMPQGAMDKKAGRALAKEIQRLEKAARKQSLNLEDVQRIEQSLDVMKTNDQLEPVLYDRLQSRTADMKQWLQYAIERQGL is encoded by the coding sequence ATGAACAAACGTAACGTAGTCGGTACGGCACTTAGCCTCACATTGTTGGGAAGTTTATTACCGATGCAAGGAGCGGCAGCTGAAGAGGTGATGAAAGTCATCGATGCCTCGGGTGACGAGATGCGTGTCGGGGGCATCAACAAACTCGCGAACCAGCAGCAACTCATCATCTTCAACGATCAGTTTAGCTACTATACGGAGACGAACCCGGCGAGTACGGAAGTCGTGCTAGAAAAAGTCGGGATCAATACGTACACGGTAGCGGAGAAACGAGGCGGGAACAGTCCGATTCCAGAGAATGGTCTCGTCCTGTCGACGGGGAAAGACACGACGGAAGCGGTCACTTCGTTCTTACGTCAGCTCGAAATCGGGGAGCGCGTCATGTTCGAGGAGCCGGTCGTCAAACAAGAAGAACGCACGGCGAACGCGGTCGACCCGACGCGATCTTCGAACCCGGACGGGGCACCGTTCGATGGATTCCGTGGCCCGGACCAGTTGATCGTCTATACGCCTGCATTTGGGGAGTCGACGAAGACGAACGTATATGGCTATGAGATCACGGTCGAGGATGGCTATGTGACGAAGCTTGGTGGCGGGAATTCAAGCATCCCAGATAACGGATTCGTCGTCAGCGGTCACGGTGTCAGCTCGGCGTTCCTCTCAGGCAACAGTATCATCGGGGCGAAAGTCGACGTGACGGACGGGGTCGTCACGATCATGCAAGATGTGGACAGCTATGCGTTCCAAAGTGAGAAGGCAATCGAGAAGGCCGAACAGTCAATCTCAAAAGCGCGAGCTGAATGGATTGATGTCCCGCTCGACTTAGCAGACGAGGCGCTTCGTTCCGCTCGGACATATTTAGATCAGGCGAACGCAGAGTCAGATCCGGTCATCGCTTTAGACGCGGTAAGGCAAGCGACACAACTTGCGTATGACGCCTATTATTACTCCATCGACTCAGGTGTCGCCGAACAGCGGGCCGTCTGGCATCGTCCGAAAGAATCGACGTTAACAGGCGTCGAGACCGTGCTCGACCGGATGGAAAAGGCCGGATTCAATGCGGTCTATCTCGAGACGACGTTCTGGGGATACCCGATCTATCCGAGTGCGGTCCAGGAACAGTATGGACTTCCCGCCCAGCACCCGAACTTCAAAAACGGCGACTTCGGCGAGCACGGCACGGACATTCTCGCCGCCTATATCGCGAAAGCGAAAGAGCGTGGCATGACGGTTCACGCGTGGACGGACGGATTCATGGTCGGGGAAGCGAGCTTAGGTGTCCCGTCTCAGTTCAAACAGTATCCGGAATGGGCGGCCGTACAACGGACGAATACGACCGGACAACCGGCGCCGGACACGTCGAGCCGCTATTACTGGCTAGATATGATGCAGCCTGAAGTACAGGACTACATGCTTGCGCTCTATGAAGAGATGGAGTCGACTTATGACATCAAGGGATTGAATATCGATTACATGCGACTCCCGCATCATGGTTTTGACAAAGCGTATGGATTTAGTGAACCGACACGAGCCCTATACAAGCAAGTGAGCTTCATCGACCCGATTGATTTGAAGAAGGATACGCCGGAATGGGAGGCGTTCCAAGCATGGATCCGCGAACGGGAGAATGAATTCGTCGCCAAGCTACACGACATCTCGAAACAGAATGACGCGAAGTTCATGTTGACCGCAACGCCAGAACCAGGAGCGGAAGAAGTGTATATCAGTGACTGGAAAGAAGACATCGATGCCGTTATCCCACAAGCGTACGGACATGACTTCAATAGCATTCAAAAAACGGTCCAGGCGAGTAAGAAGCTGATGCCGGAAGGGACGATGTACTTCACGGGGATCTACTCGTTCTATCACCACTTGAACGAAGGAGCGGTGGTGGACGACGTCCTGTCGGCGAAGTTTGGCACATCGGGTGTGAATATGTTCGCATTCGGTCAAGCGAGCGCCCCATCCGTCGATGCGCTAGGAAAAGGTCCTTGGCGTGAGACGGCCGTCAACCCAGGGGAAGAGCCGCTCCTCGCCATCGAAGCGTTGTTGAAAGACACGCGCCGCGAGATGAACAGCCTGTATATGCCACAAGGGGCGATGGATAAAAAAGCGGGTCGCGCTCTCGCTAAAGAAATCCAACGTCTTGAGAAGGCAGCGAGAAAACAGTCGCTCAACCTAGAGGACGTACAACGAATCGAGCAGTCGTTAGATGTCATGAAAACAAATGACCAACTCGAGCCGGTGTTATATGACCGTTTACAGTCACGAACGGCTGACATGAAACAGTGGCTACAATACGCCATCGAACGTCAAGGACTCTAA
- a CDS encoding ABC transporter substrate-binding protein produces MKKRTKQLAASASIAALSVGLMACSNEESDSGSASSDGELSGKVTMWTASLAGEPFDSYFDEIEKEFEEMHPDVDVVIEDVPQNEMEQKVLTSLTGSDVPDVVNLNPHYMSNIAAQGGLLELDDMMSEEAKTAYVDGPYKSGMFEDKLYALPWYLTTTVSWYNGDHFEQAGIKEVPTSTEGIYEASKMLTDKTGKPAFYPVINDGNAIMEKMVSIAGEPIVKDGKATFADNEDIINYFETMQKMYDEGLIPQEAAEGSIKTGQELYMAGNTSLLEGGVTFLGPVESGAPDIYEVSKAGQPLEASDAPVNVAVMNFAVPAKTKNKEAAVAFAEFVTNADNQLEFAKTAGTVLPSTKASLEDDYFTNPGDSPKALGMMEASKSLERAEVLVPPTENSAELREATKNIFVQNLQGKMSGKEAVEALAKAWDDAFEKSGESVTF; encoded by the coding sequence ATGAAAAAACGTACGAAACAACTCGCGGCGAGCGCATCGATCGCTGCCTTGTCAGTCGGCTTGATGGCTTGTAGCAATGAAGAATCTGATAGTGGCTCTGCATCGAGTGACGGCGAACTGTCAGGGAAGGTGACGATGTGGACGGCCTCGCTCGCGGGTGAACCGTTTGACTCTTATTTCGATGAGATTGAAAAAGAATTTGAAGAGATGCACCCAGATGTGGATGTCGTCATCGAAGACGTGCCTCAAAATGAGATGGAGCAAAAAGTACTGACATCGTTGACGGGTAGTGACGTCCCAGACGTCGTCAACTTGAACCCACACTATATGTCGAACATCGCGGCACAGGGTGGATTGCTCGAACTTGACGACATGATGTCAGAAGAAGCGAAAACAGCTTACGTGGATGGTCCATACAAGTCTGGCATGTTCGAAGACAAATTGTACGCACTTCCATGGTATTTGACGACGACCGTCTCTTGGTACAACGGTGACCACTTCGAACAGGCGGGCATCAAAGAAGTCCCGACTTCGACAGAAGGCATTTATGAAGCGTCGAAAATGTTGACGGACAAGACGGGTAAACCGGCATTCTATCCTGTCATCAATGACGGGAATGCCATCATGGAGAAAATGGTCTCAATCGCGGGTGAACCGATCGTCAAAGACGGAAAAGCAACGTTCGCCGACAACGAAGACATCATCAATTATTTCGAGACGATGCAAAAGATGTATGACGAAGGGTTGATCCCGCAAGAAGCAGCAGAAGGATCGATTAAGACAGGACAAGAACTCTATATGGCAGGTAACACATCATTACTCGAAGGTGGCGTCACATTCCTCGGACCGGTCGAGAGCGGCGCACCGGACATCTATGAAGTCTCAAAAGCAGGACAACCGCTTGAAGCATCAGACGCACCGGTCAACGTTGCGGTCATGAACTTCGCCGTACCGGCGAAGACAAAGAATAAAGAGGCAGCGGTCGCATTCGCCGAGTTTGTCACGAATGCCGACAATCAGCTCGAATTCGCGAAGACGGCAGGAACGGTCCTCCCATCGACGAAAGCGTCACTCGAAGATGACTACTTCACGAATCCAGGTGACTCGCCGAAAGCGCTCGGGATGATGGAAGCTTCGAAATCACTCGAACGTGCCGAGGTTCTCGTCCCGCCGACAGAGAACAGCGCGGAACTACGTGAGGCGACGAAAAACATCTTCGTTCAAAACTTACAAGGGAAAATGTCAGGTAAAGAAGCAGTAGAAGCACTTGCGAAAGCTTGGGATGACGCGTTCGAGAAATCTGGAGAGAGCGTGACGTTCTAA